In the genome of Pseudomonadota bacterium, the window AGGTGCTGGCGGTCAAGGGTGGACGTTTTGCGCTGTCGGAGCCGGGCTCCATGCCCCGCTCCGACACCGGAGCCCTGGCGGTCGCCGGAGAGGTTTATGACGCGGCTTTGAGCCGGGCCGGGATTCTGCGGGTGGACACCATCCAGGATCTTTTTGATGCGGTTGAAACCCTGGCCCGGGCGCGACCGGTCATCGACCGGCAGTTGACTATCGTCAGTAACGGTGGTGGTCCCGGGGTCATGGCGGTCGATGCCCTGCTGGCCGGAGGTGGGGTGCCGGCGGATTTTCCGCTGGCCTTGAAAAGGGCTCTGGAAGATTGCCTGCCGCCTTTTCGCCAGGCGGCCAATCCTCTCGACATCCTTGGTGATGCACCGATTGAACGCTATCTGGCGGTGCTCAAACTGCTTCTGGGTGAGACCGGAGTGAAAACGGTACTGCTCCTGCATTCGCCCAATGCGCTGCTCGACAGCAGCCGTCTGGCTCGGGCTCTGGTCGAATTCCTGCGTGGGTCGAGGGGCTCGATTCTGACCTGTTGGCTCGGGGGTGATACGATCGCTGAAGCCCGGCAAATCTGCGCTGCCGCCAACATTCCTAACTACAGTACTCCGGAAACCGCGGTGCGGGCCTTTTTGCAGCTGGTAGCCTACCGCCAGAATCAGGAAACCTTGAAGGAAACTCCGTCTTCGGTCCCGGAGGATTTTTCCCCCGATTCTCAGACGGCGAAAATGATTGTCGAAAAAGCTCTGGCCGCCGGGCGTGAGTGGTTGACCGAGCCGGAAACCAAACAGGTGCTCAACGCCTACGGTATCGCCGGGGTGGAGACCAGAATTGCTGCGGACGCCGAGACGGCGGCGCAGATGGCGGTGGAGCTGGGTTTTCCCGTGGCCCTGAAGATCCTTTCTCCCCAGGTCAGCAATAAATTTGACGTCGGGGGCCTGGCTCTGGATCTGGACACGGTGGCCGAGGTTTATAAGGCCGCTGCGGCTATGCGGCAGCGGGTCGGCGCGCTGCGCCCGGAAGCCGTGATCGAAGGTTTTACGGTGCAGAAAATGGCCCGTAGTCATCGTGCTCATGAAACTATCGTCGGGGTTACCACGGATCCGGTGTTCGGACCTTTAATCCTGTTCGGCCAGGGTGGCATCGCGGTTGAAGTGATTAACGATCATGCCATCGCCCTGCCGCCGCTCAACATGGCGCTGGCCCGGGAGCTGATTTCCCGCACGCGGCTGGCCCGGCTGTTGGCCGGTTACCGTAACCGTCTGCCGGCCAATCTTGACGCCCTCTGCCTGGCCCTGGT includes:
- a CDS encoding CoA-binding protein, coding for MSIRNLKAMFEPVSVAVIGASNNPDSIGFALMRNLLAGGFIGPVMPVTPKYHAVAGVLAYSRVADLPEAPDLALLCTPPASIPGLVAELGAAGTRAVVIISAGLHRLSGSDGENLLTAVLTAAQPHMVRILGPNCAGLIIPRLGLNASFVNSGVTVGNIAFVSQSGAFSTVVLDWARTHRIGFSHFVSLGNSADVDFGDVLDYLASDPHTDVILLYMKEIRDARKFMSSARAAGRSKQVLAVKGGRFALSEPGSMPRSDTGALAVAGEVYDAALSRAGILRVDTIQDLFDAVETLARARPVIDRQLTIVSNGGGPGVMAVDALLAGGGVPADFPLALKRALEDCLPPFRQAANPLDILGDAPIERYLAVLKLLLGETGVKTVLLLHSPNALLDSSRLARALVEFLRGSRGSILTCWLGGDTIAEARQICAAANIPNYSTPETAVRAFLQLVAYRQNQETLKETPSSVPEDFSPDSQTAKMIVEKALAAGREWLTEPETKQVLNAYGIAGVETRIAADAETAAQMAVELGFPVALKILSPQVSNKFDVGGLALDLDTVAEVYKAAAAMRQRVGALRPEAVIEGFTVQKMARSHRAHETIVGVTTDPVFGPLILFGQGGIAVEVINDHAIALPPLNMALARELISRTRLARLLAGYRNRLPANLDALCLALVQVSQIVIDLPEVLEFDINPLYVDDQRVLALDARMRVARTGLPGDRRLAIQPYPKRLEEYLVLGGRRLLLRPIRPEDEPQHHAFIRRIDPEDFRLRFFGLIHDFYHQDLARFTQIDYNREMAFIATAETPDGGRETLGVVRGVSDLDNRKAEFAIIVLS